A window of Primulina tabacum isolate GXHZ01 chromosome 4, ASM2559414v2, whole genome shotgun sequence contains these coding sequences:
- the LOC142543542 gene encoding protein NSP-INTERACTING KINASE 2-like: MEVIRGKGALLSVVLLSFWACATALLTPNGVNFEVQALMDIKKSLIDPHGVLNFDENAVDPCGWTIVGCSHESLVISLSIPSQNLSGTISRSIGNLTHLTKVLLQDNNISGPIPPELGRLPKLQELDLSDNLLTGEIPSSLSQLKKLQYLRLNNNNLSGAIPLALGNLTQLTFLDLSLNNLSGPVPTLLAKTLNVLGNPMICATGKEPECNGTVPMSPSFSKNNSQNPQPAGRPNRHRLALAFGTSLGCICLLIFGFGFLLWWRHKHNKQIFFDVNEQHREELCLGNLRRFQFRELQIATHNFCSKNIIGKGGFGNVYKGYLHDGTLVAVKRLKDANNVGGEIQFQTEIEMISLAVHRNLLRLYGFCITSTERLLVYPFMSNGSVASRLKAKPSLDWGTRKRIALGAARGLLYLHEQCDPKIIHRDVKAANILLDDYCEAVVGDFGLAKLLDHRDSHVTTAVRGTVGHIAPEYLSTGQSSEKTDVFGFGILLLELITGQRALEFGKAANQKGAMLDWVKKIHQEKKLDMLVDKDLKNNYDRIELEEMVQVALLCTQYLPSHRPKMSEVVRMLEGDGLAEKWEASQKAEATRCRANEFSSSERYSDLTDDSSLLVQAMELSGPR; the protein is encoded by the exons ATGGAGGTAATAAGAGGGAAGGGTGCTTTGTTGAGTGTGGTTTTACTCAGTTTCTGGGCTTGTGCCACTGCTTTGCTTACTCCGAATGGCGTGAATTTCGAAG TGCAAGCTTTGATGGACATCAAGAAATCATTGATTGATCCTCATGGAGTCCTAAACTTTGATGAGAATGCTGTTGATCCTTGTGGCTGGACTATAGTTGGATGTTCACATGAAAGTCTAGTAATTTCCTT ATCAATCCCAAGCCAAAATTTATCCGGCACCATTTCGCGTAGTATTGGAAATTTGACACACCTTACCAAAGT ATTGTTGCAGGATAATAATATATCAGGGCCAATCCCCCCTGAACTAGGAAGGCTACCAAAACTTCAAGAACTCGATCTTTCGGATAACTTGCTCACAGGAGAAATTCCGTCTTCATTATCTCAACTGAAAAAACTTCAATACCT GAGATTGAACAATAATAATCTCAGTGGAGCTATTCCTTTAGCTTTGGGGAACTTGACACAGCTgacattttt GGACTTGTCTTTAAATAATTTGAGTGGTCCAGTGCCAACACTTCTTGCTAAAACACTCAA TGTTTTAGGAAATCCGATGATATGTGCAACAGGCAAAGAGCCGGAATGCAATGGAACTGTACCAATGTCTCCGTCTTTCTCGAAAAATAATTCACAAA ATCCTCAGCCAGCGGGAAGGCCAAATAGACACAGACTAGCCTTAGCATTTGGGACGAGCCTTGGATGCATCTGCTTACTGATTTTTGGATTTGGATTCCTGCTATGGTGGAGACATAAGCACAACAAGCAGATATTTTTTGACGTTAATG AACAACACCGCGAAGAACTGTGCCTAGGAAACTTGAGAAGATTTCAGTTCAGAGAACTTCAGATTGCGACTCATAACTTTTGCAGTAAGAACATCATTGGAAAAGGTGGTTTTGGAAACGTATACAAAGGTTATCTTCACGATGGAACGCTTGTAGCAGTAAAAAGGCTCAAAGATGCGAATAACGTCGGTGGGGAGATTCAATTCCAGACTGAGATCGAGATGATCAGTCTAGCAGTTCATAGAAACCTCCTTCGACTTTACGGATTCTGCATCACTTCAACCGAAAGACTTCTGGTTTATCCCTTCATGTCCAATGGAAGCGTTGCTTCACGTCTCAAAG CCAAACCATCTTTGGATTGGGGTACTAGGAAAAGAATAGCATTAGGAGCAGCTAGAGGTTTGTTATACCTGCATGAGCAATGTGATCCGAAGATAATTCACAGAGATGTGAAGGCAGCAAATATCCTGCTTGATGATTACTGTGAGGCAGTGGTCGGTGATTTTGGATTGGCGAAGCTTCTTGATCATCGGGATTCACATGTTACAACAGCAGTTCGTGGGACAGTAGGGCACATAGCTCCCGAGTATCTATCCACAGGTCAGTCTTCAGAAAAGACAGATGTTTTCGGGTTTGGGATTCTGCTGCTGGAGCTGATAACTGGTCAAAGGGCTCTGGAATTTGGCAAAGCAGCTAATCAGAAAGGGGCCATGCTTGATTGG GTGAAGAAAATTCATCAAGAAAAGAAACTTGACATGCTAGTAGATAAAGACCTTAAAAACAACTATGATCGAATAGAGCTAGAAGAAATGGTGCAAGTGGCATTATTATGCACACAATACCTTCCAAGCCATAGACCGAAAATGTCTGAAGTGGTACGGATGCTGGAGGGAGATGGGCTTGCAGAAAAATGGGAAGCTTCTCAAAAAGCCGAGGCAACAAGATGCAGAGCCAACGAATTCTCCTCCTCTGAAAGATATTCTGATCTTACTGACGACTCTTCATTGCTTGTCCAAGCAATGGAACTCTCAGGTCCAAGGTGA